A portion of the Canis lupus baileyi chromosome 6, mCanLup2.hap1, whole genome shotgun sequence genome contains these proteins:
- the ADORA1 gene encoding adenosine receptor A1 isoform X4 — protein MCGSPPGSRQTYKTVVTPRRAAVAIAGCWILSFVVGLTPLFGWNRLGEAQRAWAANGSGGEPVIKCEFEKVISMEYMVYFNFFVWVLPPLLLMVLIYLEVFYLIRRQLGKKVSASSGDPQKYYGKELKIAKSLALILFLFALSWLPLHILNCITLFCPSCRKPSILMYIAIFLTHGNSAMNPIVYAFRIQKFRVTFLKIWNDHFRCQPTPPVDEDPPEEAPHD, from the coding sequence ACAAGACGGTGGTGACTCCGCGGAGGGCGGCGGTGGCCATCGCCGGCTGCTGGATCCTGTCCTTCGTGGTGGGCCTGACCCCGCTGTTCGGCTGGAACAGGCTGGGGGAGGCGCAGCGGGCCTGGGCGGCCAACGGCAGCGGCGGCGAGCCCGTGATCAAATGCGAGTTCGAGAAGGTCATCAGCATGGAGTACATGGTCTACTTCAACTTCTTCGTGTGGGTGCTGCCCCCGCTGCTGCTCATGGTCCTCATCTACCTGGAGGTCTTCTATCTGATCCGGAGGCAGCTCGGCAAGAAGGTGTCGGCCTCCTCTGGCGACCCGCAGAAGTACTACGGGAAGGAGCTGAAGATCGCCAAGTCGCTGgccctcatcctcttcctcttcgCCCTCAGCTGGCTGCCCTTGCACATCCTCAACTGCATCaccctcttctgcccctcctgccggAAGCCCAGCATCCTCATGTACATCGCCATCTTCCTCACGCACGGCAACTCGGCCATGAACCCCATCGTCTACGCCTTCCGCATCCAGAAGTTCCGGGTCACCTTCCTTAAGATCTGGAATGACCACTTCCGCTGCCAGCCCACGCCCCCCGTCGACGAGGACCCCCCAGAGGAGGCGCCCCACGACTAG
- the ADORA1 gene encoding adenosine receptor A1 isoform X3, whose product MLRERRFSFPRYKTVVTPRRAAVAIAGCWILSFVVGLTPLFGWNRLGEAQRAWAANGSGGEPVIKCEFEKVISMEYMVYFNFFVWVLPPLLLMVLIYLEVFYLIRRQLGKKVSASSGDPQKYYGKELKIAKSLALILFLFALSWLPLHILNCITLFCPSCRKPSILMYIAIFLTHGNSAMNPIVYAFRIQKFRVTFLKIWNDHFRCQPTPPVDEDPPEEAPHD is encoded by the coding sequence ACAAGACGGTGGTGACTCCGCGGAGGGCGGCGGTGGCCATCGCCGGCTGCTGGATCCTGTCCTTCGTGGTGGGCCTGACCCCGCTGTTCGGCTGGAACAGGCTGGGGGAGGCGCAGCGGGCCTGGGCGGCCAACGGCAGCGGCGGCGAGCCCGTGATCAAATGCGAGTTCGAGAAGGTCATCAGCATGGAGTACATGGTCTACTTCAACTTCTTCGTGTGGGTGCTGCCCCCGCTGCTGCTCATGGTCCTCATCTACCTGGAGGTCTTCTATCTGATCCGGAGGCAGCTCGGCAAGAAGGTGTCGGCCTCCTCTGGCGACCCGCAGAAGTACTACGGGAAGGAGCTGAAGATCGCCAAGTCGCTGgccctcatcctcttcctcttcgCCCTCAGCTGGCTGCCCTTGCACATCCTCAACTGCATCaccctcttctgcccctcctgccggAAGCCCAGCATCCTCATGTACATCGCCATCTTCCTCACGCACGGCAACTCGGCCATGAACCCCATCGTCTACGCCTTCCGCATCCAGAAGTTCCGGGTCACCTTCCTTAAGATCTGGAATGACCACTTCCGCTGCCAGCCCACGCCCCCCGTCGACGAGGACCCCCCAGAGGAGGCGCCCCACGACTAG